A stretch of Myceligenerans xiligouense DNA encodes these proteins:
- the radA gene encoding DNA repair protein RadA, with protein MSATPGTVPLVATTTTKRARPAYACTECGWTTVKWVGRCGECQAWGTVTDSAPAQAGPRTTAVAPTRSAARPIAEIDVEAARATPTGVGELDRVLGGGLVPGAVVLLAGEPGVGKSTLLLAVASNFATGPTGTAGTRTGVAPGGAGARTVLYVTGEESAGQVRLRAERIGALAPSLLLASETDLATVLGHVEAAEPDLLIVDSVQTIASTEVDGAPGGTTQVREVAAALIAAAKERGVPVVLVGHVTKDGTIAGPRTLEHLVDVVCQFEGDRHSRLRMVRAVKNRYGPTDEVGCFDLSEHGIVGLPDPSGLFLSHTGAAAPGSCVTVTLEGRRPLAVELQSLVAPSPLSNPRRATSGVDSSRLAMILAVLHRHAGLRVADQDVYVSTVGGARVTEPAADLAAALALVSARTEEPLPPATIAVGEVGLAGDIRPVTGLERRLGEVARLGYRRAVVPAGTGMTAPEGMELLEAQHIREAMGLAHATGDQ; from the coding sequence ATGTCGGCCACCCCGGGTACCGTCCCCCTCGTGGCGACGACGACTACCAAGCGGGCCAGGCCCGCGTACGCGTGCACCGAGTGCGGCTGGACCACCGTGAAGTGGGTCGGCCGCTGCGGGGAGTGCCAGGCCTGGGGCACGGTGACCGACTCCGCCCCCGCTCAGGCGGGCCCCCGGACCACCGCGGTCGCGCCGACGCGGTCCGCCGCCCGGCCGATCGCGGAGATCGACGTCGAGGCGGCGCGGGCCACACCGACGGGCGTGGGCGAGCTCGACCGGGTGCTGGGCGGCGGCCTCGTCCCGGGAGCCGTGGTGCTGCTCGCCGGCGAGCCCGGAGTGGGCAAGTCCACGCTGCTGCTCGCCGTGGCGAGCAATTTCGCGACCGGCCCCACCGGGACCGCCGGGACGCGAACGGGCGTGGCGCCCGGCGGCGCCGGGGCCCGGACGGTCCTGTACGTCACGGGCGAGGAGTCGGCCGGGCAGGTGCGGCTGCGCGCCGAACGGATCGGGGCCCTCGCCCCCAGCCTCCTGCTGGCCTCCGAGACGGACCTCGCCACGGTGCTCGGGCACGTCGAGGCGGCCGAGCCGGACCTGCTCATCGTCGACAGCGTGCAGACGATCGCGTCCACCGAGGTCGACGGCGCCCCGGGCGGGACCACCCAGGTCCGTGAGGTGGCGGCGGCACTCATCGCCGCGGCCAAGGAGCGCGGGGTGCCCGTGGTCCTGGTGGGGCACGTGACCAAGGACGGCACCATCGCGGGCCCGCGCACGCTGGAACACCTGGTCGACGTCGTCTGCCAGTTCGAGGGAGACCGGCACTCCCGGCTCCGCATGGTGCGCGCGGTGAAGAACCGCTACGGCCCCACCGACGAGGTCGGCTGCTTCGACCTGTCGGAGCACGGGATCGTCGGCCTGCCCGACCCGTCCGGCCTGTTCCTCTCCCACACGGGCGCGGCCGCGCCCGGAAGCTGCGTCACCGTGACGCTCGAGGGGCGCCGCCCGCTCGCCGTCGAGCTCCAGTCGCTCGTGGCTCCGAGCCCTCTGTCCAACCCGCGCCGTGCCACCAGCGGCGTCGACTCCAGCCGCCTCGCGATGATCCTCGCCGTACTGCACCGGCACGCGGGGCTCCGGGTGGCCGACCAGGACGTCTACGTCTCGACGGTCGGTGGCGCGCGCGTCACCGAGCCCGCGGCGGACCTCGCCGCCGCGCTCGCCCTGGTCTCGGCCCGGACCGAGGAGCCGCTGCCGCCCGCCACGATCGCCGTCGGGGAGGTCGGGCTCGCGGGCGACATCCGGCCGGTCACCGGGCTGGAACGGCGGCTCGGCGAGGTCGCGCGGCTGGGCTACCGGCGAGCGGTGGTCCCCGCCGGGACCGGCATGACCGCACCGGAGGGGATGGAACTGCTGGAGGCGCAGCACATCCGCGAGGCGATGGGCCTGGCGCACGCCACAGGTGACCAGTAG